One part of the Streptomyces nigra genome encodes these proteins:
- a CDS encoding ABC transporter substrate-binding protein: MPSSSVSGVDRRLFLTSALGAVAGVAGLSGCAGSAAAGSEGASTAPLAAKVPAGTSLKIASYQNAQQLQLRLAKLGDPPFEVSSWLNIGAGPDVINAFRSGSLDLANNAGIPPIQAYYQGFDAKIVAINITRKPNYLFATKPGSDIRTVADFKGRRLAFSQGQAQGVVLLRALKKAGLKYDDVELVPLTSNQFLTALQSGQVDIAPLANSQAPAYLTQYEGKGARTIPTDVVDLLSLLWAPVSVLNDKAKAAAVAAYIPYWAKGQVWAYEHPDVWNREFYVKTQNLSLAQAEAITELANKPLFPPSWREAIEWEQETADLLAEGGFVKKFDVGELFDHRFEGIAAKAVSAEYRR, from the coding sequence ATGCCTTCCTCCTCCGTGTCCGGTGTCGACCGGCGGCTCTTCCTGACCTCGGCGCTCGGTGCCGTGGCCGGTGTCGCGGGACTCAGCGGCTGCGCCGGCAGCGCGGCCGCCGGCAGTGAGGGCGCCTCGACCGCCCCGCTCGCCGCCAAGGTGCCCGCGGGCACCTCGCTGAAGATCGCCTCGTACCAGAACGCCCAGCAACTGCAGCTCAGGCTCGCGAAGTTGGGGGATCCACCGTTCGAGGTGAGCAGTTGGCTGAACATCGGCGCCGGCCCCGACGTCATCAACGCCTTCCGCTCCGGCTCGCTGGACCTGGCCAACAACGCGGGGATCCCGCCGATCCAGGCGTACTACCAGGGCTTCGACGCCAAGATCGTGGCGATCAACATCACCCGCAAGCCGAACTACCTCTTCGCCACCAAGCCCGGCAGCGACATCCGCACGGTCGCGGACTTCAAGGGCAGGCGGCTGGCGTTCTCACAGGGCCAGGCGCAGGGCGTCGTCCTGCTGCGGGCGCTGAAGAAGGCGGGCCTGAAGTACGACGACGTGGAGCTGGTGCCGCTCACCAGCAACCAGTTCCTCACCGCCCTGCAGTCCGGCCAGGTCGACATCGCCCCGCTCGCCAACAGCCAGGCCCCCGCGTATCTGACGCAGTACGAGGGCAAGGGCGCCCGCACCATCCCCACGGACGTCGTCGACCTGCTCAGCCTGCTGTGGGCGCCGGTCTCGGTGCTGAACGACAAGGCGAAGGCCGCCGCGGTCGCCGCCTACATCCCGTACTGGGCCAAGGGCCAGGTGTGGGCGTACGAGCACCCGGACGTCTGGAACCGAGAGTTCTACGTCAAGACGCAGAACCTGAGCCTGGCGCAGGCCGAGGCGATCACGGAGCTCGCCAACAAGCCGCTGTTCCCGCCGAGCTGGCGCGAGGCCATCGAGTGGGAGCAGGAGACCGCCGATCTGCTCGCGGAGGGCGGCTTCGTGAAGAAGTTCGACGTCGGCGAACTCTTCGACCACCGCTTCGAGGGCATCGCGGCCAAGGCCGTGTCCGCGGAATACCGGAGGTGA
- a CDS encoding ABC transporter ATP-binding protein codes for MAPHTEQLTRPAVQLRGLTRSFEGRTVLDGIDLDLPAGQFTALLGHSGSGKSTLLRAVAGLDREVTGSGQLTAPERVSVVFQDSRLLPWRRVLDNVLLGLDGKDAAERGRQALAEVGLEGRERAWPNELSGGEAQRAALARSLVREPELLLADEPFGALDALTRIKMHNLLRELWERHRPSVLLVTHDVDEAIVLADRVLVLEHGRIALDVTIDRDTPRSAYRERLLAALGVTEDSR; via the coding sequence GTGGCGCCGCACACTGAGCAGCTGACCCGTCCCGCCGTGCAACTGCGCGGCCTGACCCGGTCGTTCGAAGGACGGACGGTCCTCGACGGCATCGACCTCGATCTGCCCGCCGGCCAGTTCACGGCGCTGCTCGGGCACAGCGGCTCCGGGAAGAGCACGTTGCTGCGGGCCGTCGCGGGCCTGGACCGCGAAGTCACCGGCAGCGGGCAACTCACGGCCCCCGAGCGGGTGTCCGTGGTCTTCCAGGACTCCCGGCTGCTGCCCTGGCGCCGGGTCCTGGACAACGTCCTCCTCGGCCTCGACGGCAAGGACGCGGCGGAGCGGGGCCGCCAAGCCCTCGCCGAGGTCGGCCTGGAGGGCAGGGAGCGGGCCTGGCCGAACGAGTTGTCCGGCGGTGAGGCACAGAGGGCCGCGCTCGCCCGGTCCCTGGTGCGCGAACCCGAACTGCTGCTCGCGGACGAGCCGTTCGGGGCGCTGGACGCGCTGACCCGGATCAAGATGCACAACCTGCTGCGGGAGCTGTGGGAGCGCCACCGCCCGTCCGTCCTGCTCGTCACCCACGACGTCGACGAGGCGATCGTGCTCGCCGACCGGGTGCTCGTCCTGGAGCACGGCCGGATCGCGCTCGACGTCACGATCGACCGCGACACACCCCGGTCGGCGTACCGGGAACGGCTGCTCGCGGCGCTCGGCGTCACCGAGGACTCGAGGTGA
- a CDS encoding amino acid permease, translated as MQNSTTESTPAKAADAPLSHGLKQRHLSMIALGGVIGAGLFVGSGAGIAAAGPSIVVAYVVSGLLVMLVMRMLGEMSAAYPSSGSFSAHAERAIGPWAGFTAGWSFWVLLCTAVGLEGIGAAKIVTGWLPGTPEWAWVALFMVVFCGANLAAVKNFGEFEFWFAALKVGAIALFLVLGGLAIAGLLPGTDAPGTAHLTGEGGFLPNGTEGLIIGLLASVFAYGGMETVTIAAAESEDPVSGVARAVRTAMWRIALFYIGSMAVVVTLVPWDSAAVVEKGPYVATLDRLGIPGAGQLMNVVVLVALLSAMNANIYGSSRIAYSLVQRGQGPAALGKVAGGVPRVAVLASSVFGFVCVVLSYWRPDDVFPWLLNMIGAVILVVWIFIAASQLRLRRRLEREAPEKLVVRMWAFPVLTWVALAGMAAIFVLMAREADTRVQLYSTGAMTLFLAAVGYAWQRSRARS; from the coding sequence ATGCAGAACAGCACCACCGAGTCGACGCCCGCGAAGGCGGCCGACGCCCCCCTGTCCCACGGCCTCAAACAGCGCCATCTGTCGATGATCGCCCTCGGCGGTGTCATCGGCGCCGGGCTGTTCGTCGGGTCCGGTGCGGGCATCGCCGCCGCCGGACCGTCGATCGTCGTCGCCTATGTCGTCTCCGGCCTCCTCGTGATGCTGGTGATGCGGATGCTCGGCGAGATGTCGGCCGCGTATCCCTCCTCCGGTTCCTTCTCCGCGCACGCCGAGCGGGCGATCGGCCCCTGGGCGGGGTTCACCGCCGGCTGGTCCTTCTGGGTCCTGCTGTGCACGGCCGTCGGGCTGGAGGGCATCGGCGCGGCGAAGATCGTCACCGGCTGGCTGCCCGGCACCCCGGAGTGGGCGTGGGTGGCCCTGTTCATGGTGGTGTTCTGCGGCGCGAACCTGGCCGCGGTGAAGAACTTCGGTGAGTTCGAGTTCTGGTTCGCCGCGCTGAAGGTCGGCGCGATCGCGCTGTTCCTGGTGCTGGGCGGGCTGGCCATCGCCGGTCTGCTGCCCGGCACGGACGCGCCCGGGACCGCGCACCTCACCGGTGAGGGCGGCTTTCTCCCGAACGGCACCGAGGGACTGATCATCGGCCTGCTGGCGTCGGTCTTCGCCTACGGCGGCATGGAGACGGTCACCATCGCCGCCGCCGAGTCGGAGGACCCGGTCAGCGGGGTGGCGCGCGCGGTGCGCACGGCCATGTGGCGGATCGCCCTGTTCTACATCGGCTCGATGGCAGTCGTGGTCACCCTGGTCCCCTGGGACTCCGCGGCGGTCGTCGAGAAGGGCCCGTACGTGGCCACCCTCGACCGGCTCGGCATCCCCGGTGCCGGGCAGCTGATGAACGTGGTGGTCCTGGTCGCCCTGCTGAGCGCCATGAACGCCAACATCTACGGCTCCTCGCGGATCGCCTACTCCCTCGTGCAGCGGGGCCAGGGCCCGGCGGCGCTGGGCAAGGTCGCGGGCGGTGTGCCGAGGGTCGCGGTCCTCGCGTCGTCCGTCTTCGGCTTCGTGTGCGTCGTCCTGTCGTACTGGCGTCCCGACGACGTCTTCCCGTGGCTGCTGAACATGATCGGCGCGGTGATCCTGGTCGTCTGGATCTTCATCGCGGCCTCGCAGCTGCGGCTGCGCCGGCGTCTGGAGCGCGAGGCGCCGGAGAAGCTGGTCGTGCGGATGTGGGCGTTCCCGGTGCTGACGTGGGTGGCGCTGGCCGGGATGGCCGCGATCTTCGTGCTGATGGCCCGCGAGGCCGACACGCGGGTGCAGCTGTACTCGACGGGTGCGATGACCCTGTTCCTGGCGGCCGTCGGCTACGCCTGGCAGCGCTCGCGCGCCCGGAGCTGA
- a CDS encoding superoxide dismutase, with protein MPVYTLPDLPYDYAALAPVISPEIIELHHDKHHAAYVKGANDTLEQLAEARDKEAWGSINGLEKSLAFHLSGHILHSIYWRNMSGDGGGEPLDKDGVGEFADALAESFGSFAHFKAQLSKAAATTQGSGWGVLAYEPLSGRLIVEQVYDHQGNVGQGATPILVFDAWEHAFYLQYRNQKVDFIEAMWQVVNWQDVAARYTAARSRTDALLLAP; from the coding sequence ATGCCCGTCTACACACTCCCTGACCTGCCCTACGACTACGCCGCGCTCGCGCCCGTGATCAGCCCCGAGATCATCGAGCTGCATCACGACAAGCACCACGCGGCCTACGTCAAGGGAGCCAACGACACGCTGGAGCAGCTGGCCGAGGCGCGGGACAAGGAGGCGTGGGGGTCGATCAACGGGCTGGAGAAGAGCCTGGCCTTCCATCTGTCCGGGCACATCCTGCACAGCATCTACTGGCGGAACATGTCCGGCGACGGCGGCGGCGAGCCGCTGGACAAGGACGGTGTGGGCGAGTTCGCCGACGCCCTCGCCGAGTCCTTCGGCTCCTTCGCCCACTTCAAGGCGCAGCTGTCCAAGGCGGCCGCGACCACGCAGGGTTCGGGCTGGGGTGTGCTCGCGTACGAGCCGCTGAGCGGCCGGCTGATCGTCGAGCAGGTCTACGACCACCAGGGCAACGTCGGCCAGGGCGCCACCCCGATCCTGGTCTTCGACGCCTGGGAGCACGCTTTCTACCTGCAGTACCGCAACCAGAAGGTGGACTTCATCGAGGCGATGTGGCAGGTCGTGAACTGGCAGGACGTCGCCGCCCGCTACACGGCCGCCCGCTCCCGCACGGACGCGCTGCTGCTGGCCCCTTGA
- a CDS encoding LLM class flavin-dependent oxidoreductase codes for MTRQLHLNAFLMNTGHHEASWRLPESDPYAHVDLAHYVRLARTAERGTFDSLFLADGPQLWSNLAQRPAGALEPLTLLTALATATEHIGLIATASTSYNSPYNLARKFASLDIVSGGRAGWNIVTTAGAEAARNFGLDAEPAHAERYARAAEFVDVARKLWDSWEDDAIVADKAAGVWGDDAKIHPPRHRGTYFRVEGALNVPRTPQGHPLLVQAGSSEDGKRFAARYAEAVFTAQQTIEDARSFYADLKARTAEAGRDPDHIKVLPGIVPVIGSTEAEARAAEQVLEDHIVHTHGVARLESLLQLAPGTLELDGPLPADLPSEDAVEGAKSRYTLVVELARRERLTVRQLIGRLGGGRGHLTFAGTPEQIADAIETWFTQGAADGFNIMPPVLPSGLDAFVDHVVPILRRRGLLRTAYGPRRTLRERYGLPRPANQYTVRENALV; via the coding sequence ATGACCCGACAGCTCCATCTGAACGCCTTCCTCATGAACACCGGCCACCACGAGGCCTCCTGGCGGCTCCCGGAGAGCGATCCGTACGCGCACGTCGATCTCGCGCACTACGTACGGCTGGCGCGGACCGCCGAGCGCGGCACCTTCGACTCGCTGTTCCTCGCCGACGGCCCGCAGCTGTGGAGCAATCTCGCGCAGCGGCCCGCCGGCGCCCTGGAGCCGCTGACGCTGCTGACCGCGCTGGCGACGGCCACCGAGCACATCGGGCTGATCGCCACCGCGTCGACGTCCTACAACTCGCCGTACAACCTGGCCCGCAAGTTCGCCTCGCTGGACATCGTCAGCGGCGGCCGGGCCGGCTGGAACATCGTCACCACCGCCGGTGCCGAGGCCGCCCGGAACTTCGGCCTGGACGCGGAGCCCGCGCACGCCGAGCGCTACGCCCGGGCCGCCGAGTTCGTGGACGTCGCCCGGAAGCTGTGGGACAGCTGGGAGGACGACGCGATCGTCGCCGACAAGGCGGCCGGTGTGTGGGGCGACGACGCGAAGATCCATCCGCCGCGGCACCGGGGGACGTACTTCCGGGTCGAGGGGGCGCTCAATGTGCCGCGCACCCCGCAGGGCCACCCGCTGCTCGTGCAGGCCGGGTCGAGCGAGGACGGCAAGCGCTTCGCCGCGCGGTACGCGGAGGCCGTGTTCACCGCGCAGCAGACCATCGAGGACGCGCGTTCGTTCTACGCCGACCTGAAGGCCCGTACGGCCGAGGCGGGCCGGGACCCCGACCACATCAAGGTGCTGCCGGGCATCGTCCCGGTGATCGGTTCCACGGAGGCCGAGGCGCGGGCCGCCGAGCAGGTGCTGGAGGACCACATCGTGCACACGCACGGGGTGGCCCGGCTGGAGAGCCTGCTGCAGCTGGCGCCCGGCACCCTGGAGCTGGACGGCCCGCTCCCCGCCGACCTGCCGTCCGAGGACGCCGTCGAGGGCGCCAAGAGCCGGTACACGCTGGTCGTGGAGCTGGCCCGACGCGAACGCCTCACGGTCCGGCAGCTGATCGGGCGGCTAGGCGGCGGTCGCGGCCACCTCACCTTCGCCGGCACCCCGGAGCAGATCGCCGACGCCATCGAGACGTGGTTCACGCAAGGAGCGGCCGACGGCTTCAACATCATGCCGCCGGTGCTCCCCTCCGGTCTGGACGCCTTCGTCGACCACGTGGTGCCGATCCTGCGCCGGCGCGGTCTGCTGCGCACCGCGTACGGGCCGCGCCGGACGCTGCGCGAGCGCTACGGCCTGCCGCGCCCCGCCAACCAGTACACCGTCCGCGAGAACGCCCTCGTCTGA
- a CDS encoding ABC transporter permease translates to MTTTTTTTVPEAPPLAGPDRRVRRRRPLTPGRRLPAARLAGPLLLVVLWAAASAAGALDPGAIPAPWTVVETGAHLWTDGTLPDDVLTSLQRAATGFVIGLTAGVVLALASGLTRTGEALIDGTVNLNRAIPTLGLIPLFILWLGIGETFKIAIIAIVVYIPIYLNTHAALSGIDSRFVEPAEVQGLNRLRFIRQIVVPGALPGFFVGLRLGVTGSWLGLVVLEQINATSGLGYLMFQAQNYGQTDVILVGLVVYGVFGLVSDTAVRLIERRVLTWRRTLSS, encoded by the coding sequence ATGACGACCACGACCACCACGACCGTTCCCGAGGCACCACCCCTCGCCGGGCCGGACCGCCGCGTCCGCCGGCGCCGCCCCCTGACCCCCGGCCGCCGCCTTCCCGCCGCCCGGCTCGCCGGCCCTCTACTGCTCGTCGTGCTGTGGGCCGCCGCCTCCGCCGCCGGAGCCCTCGACCCCGGCGCGATCCCGGCGCCCTGGACGGTCGTCGAGACCGGCGCCCATCTGTGGACGGACGGGACCCTGCCGGACGACGTGCTGACGTCGTTGCAGCGGGCGGCGACCGGGTTCGTCATCGGGCTCACCGCCGGGGTCGTCCTGGCACTGGCGTCGGGGCTGACCCGGACCGGGGAGGCGCTGATCGACGGGACGGTCAACCTCAACCGGGCCATCCCGACGCTGGGTCTCATCCCGCTGTTCATCCTGTGGCTGGGCATCGGCGAGACCTTCAAGATCGCGATCATCGCCATCGTCGTCTACATCCCGATCTATCTGAACACCCATGCCGCGCTGTCCGGCATCGACAGCCGCTTCGTGGAACCCGCCGAGGTGCAGGGCCTGAACCGGCTCCGCTTCATCCGGCAGATCGTCGTCCCGGGCGCGCTGCCCGGCTTCTTCGTCGGGCTGCGGCTCGGCGTGACCGGGTCCTGGCTGGGCCTGGTGGTGCTGGAGCAGATCAACGCCACCAGCGGCCTCGGCTATCTGATGTTCCAGGCGCAGAACTACGGCCAGACCGACGTCATTCTCGTCGGGCTCGTCGTCTACGGCGTCTTCGGCCTGGTCTCCGACACCGCTGTCCGCCTCATCGAACGGAGGGTGCTGACGTGGCGCCGCACACTGAGCAGCTGA
- a CDS encoding histidine phosphatase family protein: MTTSTSTTLLLSRHGQTIWHAENRYAGVSDVPLTDTGRAQAEALGRWAAAHPVDAVWTSPLSRAVVTAEPACRALGLTPRREPGLRECDFGVLEGRTLAEFAAENPAAAEAYRADPVAHPFPDAEDPTAAARRGVTALREIATAHPGERVLVVAHNTLLRLVLCTLLSIPPREYRRVLPRLRNTALTELRLSAGGQAALLSLNVPCEPDPRSTMTP, from the coding sequence ATGACGACGAGCACGAGCACGACGCTGCTCCTGTCCCGGCACGGGCAGACGATCTGGCACGCCGAGAACCGCTACGCCGGGGTCAGCGACGTGCCCCTCACCGACACCGGGCGGGCCCAGGCCGAGGCGCTGGGCCGATGGGCCGCCGCGCACCCGGTCGACGCCGTCTGGACCTCGCCGCTGTCCCGGGCCGTCGTCACGGCCGAGCCCGCCTGCCGTGCCCTCGGCCTGACCCCGCGCCGCGAACCGGGCCTGCGCGAATGCGACTTCGGCGTACTGGAGGGCCGTACGCTCGCCGAGTTCGCCGCCGAGAACCCGGCCGCCGCGGAGGCGTACCGCGCCGACCCGGTGGCGCATCCGTTCCCGGACGCCGAGGACCCGACGGCCGCCGCCCGTCGCGGAGTCACCGCCCTGCGGGAGATCGCCACCGCCCACCCCGGCGAACGGGTGCTCGTCGTCGCCCACAACACCCTGCTGAGGCTGGTCCTGTGCACCCTGCTCTCGATCCCGCCCCGCGAGTACCGCCGTGTACTCCCACGCCTGCGCAACACGGCCCTCACCGAACTCCGCCTGAGTGCCGGTGGACAGGCGGCACTTCTCTCCCTGAACGTCCCCTGCGAACCGGACCCGCGTAGCACGATGACCCCATGA
- a CDS encoding TauD/TfdA dioxygenase family protein, protein MSGIEIQKITAHIGARVSGVDISRPLDGETVAALREALNAHKALVFEDVNLDDATHQDFVRHFGDVTTAHPTVSSIAGAPNVLPVDSERGRAANHWHTDVTFVLNPPQATTLRSITLPPYGGETLIANAAAAYRQLPEPLRNLADSLWAEHTNDYDYAVPDEEIDERQAAQRAQFTSITYRTVHPVVRVHPLTGERGLFIGGFAQRIVGLSPGESRRILDLLQAYVTRPENILRHRWSENQLVVFDNRITQHYAVDNYDGLPRRLHRVTVAGDVPAGIEGKESYSIEGDASHYTPVAA, encoded by the coding sequence GTGTCAGGCATCGAGATCCAGAAGATCACCGCGCACATCGGCGCCCGGGTGTCCGGCGTCGACATCTCCCGGCCGCTCGACGGGGAGACCGTCGCCGCGCTGCGCGAGGCCCTCAACGCCCACAAGGCGCTCGTGTTCGAGGACGTGAACCTGGACGACGCCACCCACCAGGACTTCGTCCGTCACTTCGGCGACGTCACCACCGCCCATCCGACGGTCTCCTCGATCGCCGGCGCCCCCAACGTGCTTCCGGTGGACAGCGAGCGGGGCCGTGCCGCCAACCACTGGCACACCGACGTGACGTTCGTCCTCAACCCGCCGCAGGCCACGACCCTGCGCAGCATCACCCTCCCGCCGTACGGCGGCGAGACGCTGATCGCCAACGCGGCGGCCGCCTACCGCCAGCTGCCCGAGCCGCTCCGAAATCTGGCGGACAGCCTGTGGGCGGAGCACACCAACGACTACGACTACGCGGTGCCGGACGAGGAGATCGACGAGCGGCAGGCCGCCCAGCGCGCCCAGTTCACGTCGATCACGTACCGCACGGTCCACCCGGTCGTGCGCGTCCACCCGCTGACCGGGGAGCGCGGTCTGTTCATCGGCGGGTTCGCGCAGCGGATCGTGGGTCTGTCGCCGGGCGAGTCCCGCAGGATCCTCGACCTGCTGCAGGCGTACGTCACCCGGCCGGAGAACATCCTGCGCCACCGCTGGTCGGAGAACCAGCTGGTCGTCTTCGACAACCGCATCACCCAGCACTACGCGGTCGACAACTACGACGGCCTGCCTCGCCGGCTGCACCGGGTGACCGTCGCCGGTGACGTGCCCGCCGGTATCGAGGGCAAGGAGAGCTACTCGATCGAGGGGGACGCGTCGCACTACACGCCGGTCGCCGCGTGA
- a CDS encoding biotin transporter BioY yields MSTAAAAPARTGQVLADLLPASRVRDIALVAGGAALTGLAAQISVPVPGSPVPVTGQTLAVLLVGTALGAGRGFLSLALYALAGMAGVPWFAQGTSGATAPSFGYILGMILAATVVGALARRGADRTALRTVGAMLLGEAIIYAVGVPYLALATGMSASAAIAAGLVPFLVGDAVKAALAMGALPTAWKLLDR; encoded by the coding sequence ATGAGCACCGCCGCCGCAGCCCCCGCACGCACCGGACAGGTCCTCGCCGACCTGCTCCCCGCCTCCCGCGTCCGCGACATCGCGCTCGTCGCCGGCGGTGCCGCCCTCACCGGCCTGGCCGCCCAGATCTCCGTGCCCGTGCCGGGCTCCCCGGTGCCGGTGACCGGCCAGACCCTCGCCGTGCTGCTGGTCGGCACCGCGCTCGGCGCCGGCCGCGGCTTCCTCTCGCTCGCGCTGTACGCGCTGGCCGGCATGGCGGGCGTGCCGTGGTTCGCGCAGGGCACCTCGGGAGCCACCGCCCCGTCCTTCGGCTACATCCTCGGCATGATCCTCGCCGCCACCGTCGTCGGCGCCCTGGCCCGTCGCGGCGCCGACCGCACCGCACTGCGCACCGTCGGCGCGATGCTGCTCGGCGAGGCGATCATCTACGCCGTCGGCGTCCCCTACCTCGCCCTCGCCACCGGCATGTCGGCGTCCGCCGCGATCGCGGCCGGTCTGGTGCCGTTCCTCGTGGGCGACGCGGTGAAGGCGGCGCTGGCGATGG
- a CDS encoding ROK family transcriptional regulator, translating into MPRTAAPILTSPSTTPSSSPIPRIADPDRRRTSASVVLRSVLEHGPVARSTIARLTGLSPASVTGHCARLAGLGLIREAAAPRPSGGVGRPHVPVDLDDSRLVVGGVHVAVPYTTVALLDPRGRVVAHREIPHSGPADPYDVLDRAAGTLAALLGERPGARPLGVGFAAGGWVDRASGVVVEHPLLGWREVPVREVLEARTGLPVHVDGHARALVNAERLFGRARGSRSVLHLFVGNVVDAAFATNDEVHHGPRSQAGAIAHLPVPGGTERCACGRTGCLQAELSERTLCRRARAAGVIGGWNPRHVVRAARDGDATAVRLLTERARTTGRAVGLLLDVLNPETVVVTEIGVLSREDCLGALRVAVGDGRAASVVPSSFPDSVLAVAGGSVALDVLYRDPLGVSSSVSPEAI; encoded by the coding sequence ATGCCCCGTACCGCGGCACCCATCCTGACGTCCCCCTCGACCACCCCCTCCTCGTCCCCGATTCCCCGGATCGCCGACCCGGACCGGCGGCGGACCAGCGCGAGTGTCGTCCTGCGTTCCGTGCTGGAGCACGGGCCCGTGGCGCGCAGCACCATCGCCCGGCTGACCGGACTGTCCCCGGCGTCGGTGACCGGCCACTGCGCCCGGCTCGCCGGGCTGGGCCTGATCCGTGAGGCGGCGGCACCCCGGCCGTCCGGCGGGGTCGGACGCCCGCACGTACCGGTCGACCTGGACGACTCACGGCTCGTCGTCGGCGGGGTGCATGTGGCGGTGCCGTACACCACGGTGGCGCTGCTCGATCCGCGCGGCCGGGTCGTGGCGCACCGGGAGATCCCGCACTCCGGTCCGGCCGATCCGTACGACGTGCTGGACCGGGCCGCCGGGACGCTGGCCGCGCTGCTCGGCGAGCGGCCGGGGGCCCGGCCGCTCGGGGTCGGCTTCGCGGCCGGAGGCTGGGTGGACCGGGCCTCGGGGGTGGTCGTCGAGCATCCGCTGCTGGGCTGGCGGGAGGTGCCGGTGCGCGAGGTGCTCGAAGCGCGTACCGGACTGCCGGTCCATGTGGACGGGCACGCACGGGCGCTGGTGAACGCGGAGCGGCTGTTCGGGCGGGCGCGCGGCAGCCGCAGTGTGCTGCACCTGTTCGTCGGCAACGTGGTCGACGCGGCGTTCGCGACGAACGACGAGGTGCATCACGGTCCCCGGTCGCAGGCCGGCGCGATCGCCCATCTGCCTGTGCCCGGCGGCACGGAGCGGTGCGCCTGCGGCCGGACCGGCTGCCTCCAGGCCGAGTTGAGCGAGCGGACGCTGTGCCGCCGGGCGCGGGCGGCCGGGGTCATCGGCGGCTGGAACCCCCGGCACGTGGTGCGCGCGGCACGGGACGGGGACGCGACGGCCGTACGGCTGCTGACCGAGCGGGCGCGGACGACCGGCCGGGCGGTGGGGCTGCTGCTCGACGTGCTCAACCCGGAGACCGTCGTCGTCACGGAGATCGGTGTCCTCAGCCGTGAGGACTGTCTCGGGGCGCTGCGCGTGGCCGTGGGCGACGGGCGCGCGGCGTCGGTCGTGCCGTCGAGTTTCCCGGATTCCGTGCTGGCGGTGGCGGGCGGTTCGGTGGCTCTGGACGTGCTGTACCGGGACCCTCTGGGTGTGTCCTCGAGCGTTTCACCTGAGGCTATTTAA